One segment of Plasmodium vivax chromosome 14, whole genome shotgun sequence DNA contains the following:
- a CDS encoding phospholipid-transporting ATPase, putative (encoded by transcript PVX_123800A), with protein MVDDEELRRLRFVLSKKVGRIKYFFSYTFYKLFSHFYNKKNKKRERFVNIHGRTSPNFFCDNKIRSTKYTVITFIPLFLFYQFADFLNLFYLCVSLLQVIPIFNTGYVFTFVAPLIFIIFVSLINEVVDDLKRFIKDLENNNEIYYTLLENGNFEKIYSKDIKVGDIILIKSKQRAPADCILLRNLNKNEEYTFKVEEKKFFGSIKLNKNSNVYNKINKSYYHFNKNIDNELIDDRYNESNNNLSETSNNLLFSENEKSLNGGKEKKYLLKDKSEIGGHKNDMNSSGDLDHFEKKKKKKKKKKKKKKILKNKSRENKDAGASNETANYTYVKTDKIDGETDWKIKYPISIFQNLKKLKDFFTIDILFILEQPKNDIYKIEGSFVIFKYNPYGDFQKEENNNTLGLNDHQLMNYSFDMIRDGEIDLERGGGGRGGVARGGEPGAPPYGEEEEEEEEDDDEEDDEEDDEEGDDDDDEEDDEEEEEEEEEEDPREDERRNELEMDNVANDKEKKGHHKGYVNLAEKGTNYLYIGNKKEKKKNKEMVKFIDVEKGAVGGGGVVVAVGGGGSGGAIPDRSRGVIEKYSCSKNGGKKSGHYVGETSMCSVFNNEDNFNFYNVSYRKKLSYDNFILFNSVITSSDVLCLVIYTGSDTRVNMSTQISKIKRGMIDKKLNMITLFLFLILTLFSMYMCSIKLNNLWYLNFIRFILLFSSVIPISLSVNLNIAKIYYTLVIQKDKEIETTIIKNSAIIENFGDVDYIFTDKTGTLTENVMVLKVIHIGLDVIHAENEKNNMLQGSMENKGKGNFNKHMLSYDLDDLNEDVDASSIYLGSNYSKNDRRNKHSANKNGHYISFNYDVESGRSKNELSTLRQLSKTVNPMDRINMLQDEDHFDEENFDYNNFDYGKFNEHSTGSKSGYSQNSYRNANLKPFKQNSLALSTNVSGGASAQRRNDIHKKNSLHLEKKKKKKVEQMVDEFLKYKSDPLDYYNDNVEDVEFLKKHRVFQTFLSFLICNNIRTLAKESATVSGGGSGGGNGGANGSANGSANGSANGSAGGGKEKDKAKKKKEPKETDFQKNFYYILKVNRKSKKESKAKKEKHTDSTSTAFSYDKKNVEVNSSEDSETFSHSDVSYQCSSPDELAFLKYATNCGFILRKKTASRIEIKYKSLVMEYDILLHIPFSSETKRMSIFVRNVKNRNIYFFIKGADNILIKKCHEKYKTFIYEESDHLSNLGLRVLVHGFLNIEEQFFHTFSNLYNKNKDVKGQLESILDYVEKNIKVLAITGVEDKLQEGVGKTIEMLYNSGIKVWVLTGDKIETAICICKNANIKKKKHNIYIFRHENIKSTSNLIREFNSILSNIDSYVLFFDNIIIQNCIKYIPNAFVDFAANARAVVCCRCSPIEKKEIAVLIKTIKRKKILCIGDGGNDVAMIQSADIGIGVLGKEGKQVVHDSDIIVSKFKNIKKLILYYGNNTFLQTSSLCSFLIHRGFVLTYLQFIYSYIFFSIPVSIFQGWLQIGYTTYYTTAPFLSLLLDVKIKKNLIYLYPEIYKNKKHKRKLDLKSFFIIVWISIFQGTVVMLGALKLFNDNYNNLINISFSSLIVLEIMNIHLEVESWHPLMISANICSFIVYIFSMFILRNYFDIMQIMSVMFWYKVILIVLFAWLPFFIIKKVKNIITPSQFFKLA; from the exons ATGGTGGACGACGAGGAGCTAAGGAGGCTGCGGTTCGTTCTGAGCAAAAAGGTGGGGCGaataaaatactttttttcgtacacattttacaaattattcagccatttttataacaagaaaaataaaaagcgaGAAAGGTTTGTAAATATCCACGGCAGGACGAGtcccaattttttctgtGACAATAAAATTAGGAGTACAAAGTACACAGTGATCACATTTAttcccctctttttattttaccagTTCGcggattttttaaatttattttatttgtgtgTTTCTTTGCTACAAGTTATCCCAATATTCAACACAGGGTATGTGTTCACCTTTGTGGCTCCATTAATCTTCATCATCTTTGTGAGTTTAATTAACGAGGTGGTTGACGATTTGAAGCGGTTTATAAAGGACCTCGAGAATAACAACGAGATTTATTACACCCTTTTGGAGAATGGgaatttcgaaaaaatatactccAAAGATATAAAAGTGGGAGAcataattttgataaaatcgAAGCAGAGAGCCCCAGCGGACTGTATTTTGTTAcgtaatttaaataaaaatgaagaatataCTTTTAAagtggaggagaagaaatttttcggaagcataaaattgaacaaaaatTCCAACGTgtataacaaaattaacaaaagcTACtaccattttaataaaaatattgataacGAACTGATTGACGATCGATATAACGAATCGAACAACAACTTGAGCGAAACGAGCAATAATCTTCTCTTtagtgaaaatgaaaaatcgCTAAAcggagggaaagaaaaaaaatacctctTAAAAGATAAGTCAGAAATAGGTGgtcataaaaatgatatgaacagttcaggcGATTTGGACCATtttgagaagaagaaaaaaaaaaaaaaaaaaaaaaagaagaaaaagaagatattaaaaaataaaagcagaGAAAACAAAGACGCAGGTGCCTCGAACGAAACGGCGAATTATACGTATGTCAAAACGGACAAAATTGACGGAGAAACAGACTGGAAAATTAAGTACCCAATTagcattttccaaaatttgaagaagttgaAGGATTTCTTCACCATCGACATTTTGTTCATTCTGGAGCAGcccaaaaatgacatttacaaaattgaggGGTCCTTCGTCATATTCAAGTACAACCCGTATGGCGACTTccagaaggaggaaaacaacAACACCCTGGGGCTGAACGACCACCAGTTGATGAACTACTCGTTCGACATGATCCGGGACGGGGAGATCGACTTGGAGCGCGGCGGCGGGGGTCGCGGCGGAGTGGCCAGGGGGGGCGAGCCCGGCGCGCCGCCAtacggggaggaggaggaagaggaagaagaggatgacgatgaggaggacgacgaggaggacgacgaggaaggcgacgatgatgacgatgaggaggacgacgaggaagaggaggaggaagaggaggaggaggacccccGAGAGGACGAACGCCGAAACGAACTCGAAATGGACAACGTAGCCAAcgacaaagaaaaaaagggccacCACAAGGGCTACGTAAATTTGGCggaaaaaggcacaaacTACCTGTACATCGGTaacaagaaggaaaagaagaagaacaaagaaATGGTGAAATTTATCGACGTGGAAAAGGGAGCCGTTGGAGGAGGGGGAGTAGTTGTAGCGGTAGGGGGCGGAGGATCAGGTGGTGCTATACCGGATCGAAGCAGAGGAGTGATTGAAAAGTACAGCTGctcaaaaaatgggggaaaaaaaagcggacaTTATGTAGGCGAAACGAGCATGTGTAGCGTATTTAATAATGAAGATAacttcaatttttacaatgtgagttatagaaaaaaattaagttacgacaattttattttgttcaattCGGTGATTACCAGCTCGGATGTGCTCTGTTTGGTGATTTACACCGGAAGTGACACGAGAGTGAACATGAGCACACAGattagcaaaattaaaagaggGATGATAGATAAGAAGCTAAATATGATAACTCTATTTTTGTTTCTGATTCTGACGTTGTTTTCCATGTATATGTGCTCCATTAAATTGAACAATCTGTGGTACTTGAATTTTAttcgcttcattttgctgttCTCCTCCGTCATCCCGATATCCTTAAGCGTCAATTTGAATATCGCCAAGATTTACTACACCTTGGTGATTCAGAAGGATAAAGAAATTGAGACGACCATCATAAAGAACAGCGCAATTATAGAAAACTTTGGAGACGTGGATTACATTTTCACGGACAAGACGGGGACACTCACGGAGAATGTAATGGTCCTCAAGGTTATTCATATCGGCTTGGATGTCATTCACGcagaaaatgagaagaataATATGCTACAGGGCAGTATGGAAAATAAAGGCAAAGGAAATTTCAACAAGCATATGTTGTCGTACGATTTGGATGACCTGAACGAAGATGTGGATGCCTCGTCGATATACTTAGGGTCTAACTACTCCAAGAACGATCGAAGGAATAAGCACAGTGCAAACAAAAACGGCCACTACATCTCCTTTAACTACGACGTGGAGagtgggagaagcaaaaacgaACTCTCAACGTTGAGGCAACTGAGCAAAACAGTAAACCCCATGGATCGCATCAACATGCTACAAGATGAGGACCATTTTGATGAGGAAAATTTCGACTACAACAATTTTGATTATGGAAAATTTAATGAACATTCCACGGGCTCCAAATCTGGCTACTCCCAAAACAGCTACCGTAATGCAAATTTGAAGCCTTTCAAGCAGAACAGCTTGGCTCTGAGCACCAACGTCTCAGGGGGGGCGTCCGCGCAGAGGCGAAATGACATTCATAAAAAGAATTCGCTGCAcctggagaagaagaagaagaagaaggtggaGCAGATGGTGGACGAGTTTCTCAAGTACAAGTCGGACCCCCTCGATTATTACAATGACAATGTGGAGGACGTGGagtttttgaagaagcaccGCGTGTTCCAGaccttcctctccttcctcATATGCAACAATATTAGGACGCTGGCCAAGGAGAGTGCCACGGTGAGCGGCGGGGGAAGTGGCGGCGGAAATGGCGGCGCGAATGGCAGCGCAAATGGAAGTGCAAATGGAAGTGCAAATGGAAGTGCTGGGGGCGGCAAGGAAAAGGACAAGgccaagaagaaaaaggagccCAAGGAAACGGACTTCCAGAAAAACTTCTACTACATACTGAAGGTGAACCgaaagagcaaaaaggaaagtaaagccaagaaggagaagcacacgGATAGCACCAGCACGGCCTTCTCCTATGACaagaaaaatgtggaggTGAACAGCTCAGAAGATTCCGAGACCTTCTCCCATTCGGATGTCAGTTATCAGTGCTCCTCTCCAGACGAGTTGGCCTTCCTGAAATATGCCACCAATTGTGGATTCATCTTGAGGAAGAAGACTGCCAGTAggatagaaataaaatacaaaagcCTTGTCATGGAATACGACATTTTGCTTCATATCCCCTTCTCTTCGGAAACGAAACGAATGAGCATTTTCGTGCGCAACGTGAAGAACAggaacatatattttttcattaaggGGGCggataacattttaataaagaaGTGCCATGAGAAATACAAAACGTTTATTTATGAGGAGAGCGACCATCTGTCCAATTTGGGTCTGCGTGTTCTGGTGCATGGCTTCTTAAACATCGAGGAGCAGTTCTTCCACACCTTCTCCAATTTGTACAACAAGAATAAGGACGTCAAGGGGCAGCTGGAGAGCATTTTGGACTACGTCGAGAAGAACATCAAGGTTTTGGCCATCACCGGCGTGGAGGACAAGCTGCAGGAG gGCGTCGGGAAGACCATCGAGATGCTCTACAACAGCGGCATCAAGGTGTGGGTGCTGACCGGAGACAAAATCGAAACGGCCATCTGCATCTGCAAAAACGCCAAcattaagaagaagaagcacaacatatatattttcaggCACGAAAATATTAAGAGCACGTCCAACCTCATACGGGAGTTTAACTCCATCCTAAGTAACATCGATTCGTACGTCCTCTTCTTCGACAACATAATCATACAGAACTGCATCAAGTACATTCCCAACGCGTTCGTGGATTTCGCGGCGAATGCGAGGGCAGTG GTCTGCTGCCGGTGCAGCCCCATCGAGAAGAAAGAAATCGCCGTGCTGATCAAGACCATTAAGCGGAAGAAAATCCTGTGCATCGGCGATGGGGGAAACGACGTGGCCATGATCCAGTCAGCGGACATCGGCATTGGAGTTTTaggaaaggaaggaaagcAAGTGGTGCACGACAGTGACATTATTGTTTCAAAATTTAAGAACATAAAGAAGCTCATTCTGTACTATGGCAACAACACCTTTCTGCAGACCTCCTCCCTCTGCTCCTTCCTCATCCACCGGGGCTTCGTCCTCACCTACCTGCAGTTTATTTACAGCTACATCTTTTTCAGCATACCGGTGTCGATTTTTCAG GGATGGCTGCAAATCGGCTACACCACGTACTACACCACGGCGCCGTTCCTGTCGCTGCTGTTGGACGtcaagataaaaaaaaacttgatATACCTCTACCCCGagatatacaaaaataagaagcaCAAGCGGAAGCTGGACTTGAAGtccttcttcatcatcgtGTGGATCTCCATTTTTCAG ggaaCCGTGGTCATGCTCGGGGCGCTGAAGCTGTTCAACGACAACTACAACAACCTCATCaacatttccttttcgtccCTCATCGTTTTGGAGATCATGAACATTCACTTGGAGGTGGAGTCCTG gCACCCGCTGATGATTTCGGCGAACATCTGCTCCTTCATCGTCTACATCTTCTCCATGTTCATCCTGAGGAACTACTTCGACATCATGCAGATAATGTCCGTGATGTTTTGGTACAAAGTCATTTTGATTGTGCTCTTCGCCTGGCTGCCCTTcttcataattaaaaaggtgaagaacatCATAACGCCCTCGCAGTTTTTCAAGCTCGCGtga